From the Accumulibacter sp. genome, one window contains:
- the metF gene encoding methylenetetrahydrofolate reductase [NAD(P)H] translates to MINKSPTFSLELFPPQTPEGAEKLRAARAQMALLKPKFFSVTFGAGGSTRDRTLETVVEIQNEGHRAAPHLSCIGSTRASIRSILEQYRAHGIRHLVALRGDLPSGMATPGSFRHANELVEFIRSETGSWFHIEVAAYPEYHPQAKSPLDDLLAFKRKIDAGADSAITQYFYNFDAYSHFIDECQAVGINAPIVPGIMPISSFSSLARFSDNCGAEIPRWIRKRLESYGDDKASIHAFGLDVVAQLCERLLAAGAPGLHFYTLNQVGLTKTLWQRLGLACAAGD, encoded by the coding sequence ATGATCAACAAGTCCCCTACCTTCAGCCTTGAGCTGTTTCCACCGCAAACGCCCGAGGGCGCGGAAAAGCTGCGTGCGGCACGGGCCCAGATGGCGCTCCTGAAGCCAAAGTTCTTCTCGGTCACCTTTGGTGCGGGTGGTTCAACACGCGACCGCACCCTCGAGACCGTCGTCGAGATCCAGAACGAGGGCCATCGGGCGGCACCGCACCTGTCTTGCATCGGCTCCACGCGAGCCAGCATCCGCAGCATCCTCGAGCAGTATCGTGCGCACGGCATCCGCCACCTCGTGGCCTTGCGTGGTGACCTGCCGTCAGGAATGGCAACGCCGGGAAGCTTTCGTCATGCCAATGAACTCGTCGAGTTCATCCGCTCCGAGACCGGCTCCTGGTTCCACATCGAGGTTGCCGCCTACCCGGAATACCACCCGCAGGCGAAGAGCCCGCTGGACGACCTGCTGGCGTTCAAGCGCAAGATCGATGCCGGCGCCGACTCGGCGATCACGCAGTACTTCTACAACTTCGACGCTTACTCGCATTTCATCGACGAGTGCCAGGCTGTCGGCATCAACGCGCCGATCGTCCCCGGCATCATGCCGATATCGAGCTTCAGCAGCCTGGCGCGCTTCTCGGACAATTGCGGCGCCGAGATACCGCGCTGGATTCGCAAGCGCCTCGAGAGTTATGGTGACGACAAGGCGTCGATCCATGCTTTCGGCCTTGACGTGGTGGCGCAATTGTGCGAAAGACTGCTGGCGGCTGGCGCACCCGGCCTGCACTTCTACACCCTCAACCAGGTCGGCCTGACCAAGACGCTCTGGCAGCGTCTTGGGCTGGCCTGTGCAGCCGGCGACTGA
- a CDS encoding DnaJ domain-containing protein — translation MKDYYAILGLASDATREVIRTAYRRKALQFHPDRNPAPEASERFREIQEAYDVLTDPDRRFAYDENRRRNLLDKPMETAREIWQHYIEGVLQ, via the coding sequence ATGAAGGACTACTACGCCATACTAGGCCTTGCCAGCGACGCGACCCGTGAAGTGATCAGGACCGCGTATCGCCGCAAGGCACTGCAGTTTCACCCCGACCGAAACCCGGCGCCGGAGGCCAGCGAGCGGTTTCGCGAGATCCAGGAGGCCTATGATGTCCTCACTGATCCGGACCGCCGGTTTGCCTATGATGAGAACCGGCGCCGCAATCTGCTCGACAAACCCATGGAAACGGCGCGCGAGATCTGGCAGCACTACATCGAAGGAGTCCTGCAATGA
- a CDS encoding DUF1615 domain-containing protein, with protein sequence MRWLGRHGAAGRSASSRQLPPLPGSSTPRLLMALVVTVAGCAGDGGYESRKSPPMPWETSASEAAAPQREARRPAAPAASAKGAPPAGSLPPTPVASEREARVLVDRLLPANVSDRGAWTGDITRAFVALNMAMTAERLCAAIAVIGQESGFQSDPTVPGLARIVWRQLEQRREKYGIPKAVLDLALLKTSPDGRSYRIRIDALRTEAQMNALYEDLSSEVPGGRTLLADFNPVRTGGPMQVSVAFAEQQVREQPYPYPVGDSVRKEVFTRRGGVYFGIASLLDYPASYGQMIHRFADFNAGRYSSRNAAFQDALARVSGQKLSLDGDLLRYRADGSPAAEASETQRATLSLRSRLKLGEGDILRDLKLEKSLAFEQTPLYLRLYALADSTTGERRPRELIPRIALKSPKITRSLTTEWFAHRVDARFRQCLERGES encoded by the coding sequence ATGAGGTGGCTCGGCAGGCACGGCGCGGCAGGTCGCAGCGCTTCGTCGCGGCAGCTGCCGCCCCTGCCGGGCTCGTCGACGCCCCGGCTGCTGATGGCACTCGTCGTGACCGTCGCGGGTTGTGCCGGCGATGGCGGTTACGAGTCGCGAAAATCACCGCCGATGCCGTGGGAGACATCGGCATCCGAAGCCGCGGCACCACAGCGCGAGGCGCGACGCCCGGCGGCGCCAGCCGCCAGCGCCAAGGGCGCGCCGCCAGCCGGATCGCTACCGCCGACACCCGTTGCCAGCGAGCGTGAGGCGCGGGTTCTGGTCGACCGTCTGCTGCCCGCCAACGTCAGTGACCGCGGTGCCTGGACGGGCGACATCACGCGGGCCTTCGTTGCCTTGAACATGGCGATGACGGCGGAGAGGTTGTGCGCGGCGATCGCTGTGATCGGGCAGGAGTCCGGCTTCCAGTCGGACCCGACGGTACCGGGCTTGGCGCGGATCGTCTGGCGACAGCTCGAGCAACGGCGAGAGAAGTATGGGATTCCGAAGGCTGTGCTCGACCTGGCGCTGCTCAAGACCTCTCCGGATGGGCGTAGCTACCGGATACGCATCGACGCCCTGCGCACCGAGGCGCAGATGAACGCCCTGTACGAGGACCTGAGCTCGGAAGTACCAGGCGGCAGGACGTTGCTGGCCGACTTCAACCCTGTCCGTACCGGTGGTCCGATGCAGGTCAGCGTCGCCTTCGCCGAGCAACAGGTGCGCGAGCAGCCGTATCCTTATCCTGTCGGGGACAGCGTGCGCAAGGAGGTGTTCACCCGTCGTGGTGGCGTCTATTTCGGCATCGCTTCGCTGCTTGATTACCCTGCCAGCTACGGCCAGATGATCCATCGCTTTGCCGACTTCAACGCCGGCCGCTACAGCAGCCGCAACGCGGCGTTTCAGGACGCGCTGGCCCGGGTCTCGGGCCAGAAACTATCGCTCGATGGCGATCTGCTGCGGTATCGGGCAGACGGATCGCCTGCGGCCGAAGCCAGCGAAACCCAGCGTGCCACGCTGTCACTGCGCTCACGCCTGAAGCTCGGGGAAGGGGACATCCTGCGCGATCTCAAGCTGGAGAAGTCCCTCGCCTTCGAGCAGACGCCGCTCTACCTGCGGCTCTACGCGCTTGCCGATTCGACGACAGGCGAACGGCGACCGCGCGAGCTGATTCCTCGGATTGCACTGAAGAGCCCGAAGATCACCCGTTCCTTGACGACGGAGTGGTTTGCCCACCGCGTCGACGCACGCTTCCGTCAATGCCTGGAGCGCGGGGAGTCCTGA
- a CDS encoding phage holin family protein, whose protein sequence is MRVLLIWLLNTCALLAVGYLMPSIEVASFGSALLAAAVLGLVNTWLRPLLILLTLPATLLTLGLFLFVLNGLMFWLAGSMFEGFVVGGFWPAFFGAILYSILSSILSSLLPQPEGHEIARR, encoded by the coding sequence ATGCGAGTGCTCCTGATCTGGCTGCTCAACACCTGCGCCCTGCTGGCCGTCGGCTACCTGATGCCATCGATCGAGGTCGCGTCGTTCGGCTCGGCGCTGCTCGCAGCAGCCGTACTCGGACTGGTGAACACCTGGCTGCGGCCCCTGTTGATCCTCCTGACCTTGCCGGCGACGCTGCTGACGCTCGGACTCTTCCTCTTCGTCCTCAACGGCCTGATGTTCTGGCTTGCCGGTTCGATGTTCGAGGGCTTCGTCGTCGGCGGCTTCTGGCCGGCATTTTTCGGCGCCATCCTCTACAGCATCCTCTCATCCATCCTGTCCTCTCTTCTGCCACAGCCAGAAGGGCATGAGATCGCCCGCCGATGA